One Streptomyces sp. SAI-135 DNA segment encodes these proteins:
- the secE gene encoding preprotein translocase subunit SecE: protein MADAVGSIDTPGAQDEVPESKKKARKGGKRAKKGPLKRLATFYRQIVAELRKVVWPSRNQLTTYTTVVIVFVLVMIGLVTVIDYGLNHATKYVFG from the coding sequence ATGGCGGATGCCGTGGGCTCCATCGACACGCCTGGCGCCCAGGACGAAGTGCCGGAGTCCAAGAAGAAGGCCCGTAAGGGCGGCAAGCGTGCCAAGAAGGGCCCGCTGAAGCGTCTTGCGACCTTCTACCGGCAGATCGTCGCAGAACTCCGCAAGGTCGTCTGGCCGTCGCGGAACCAGCTGACGACGTACACGACCGTGGTGATCGTCTTCGTACTCGTCATGATCGGCCTGGTGACCGTGATTGACTATGGACTCAACCACGCCACCAAGTACGTATTCGGCTGA
- the rplA gene encoding 50S ribosomal protein L1: MSKRSKALRAADEKIDREKLYAPLEAVRLAKETSTTKFDGTVEVAFRLGVDPRKADQMVRGTVNLPHGTGKTARVLVFATGDRAEAARAAGADIVGADELIDEVSKGRLDFDAVVATPDLMGKVGRLGRVLGPRGLMPNPKTGTVTPDVTKAVTDIKGGKIEFRVDKHSNLHFIIGKTSFDDTKLVENYGAALEEILRLKPSAAKGRYIKKAAISTTMGPGIPVDSNRTRNLLVEEDPAAV, translated from the coding sequence GTGAGCAAGCGCAGCAAGGCCCTTCGCGCTGCGGACGAGAAGATCGACCGGGAGAAGCTGTACGCCCCGCTCGAGGCCGTCCGTCTCGCCAAGGAGACCTCCACGACCAAGTTCGACGGCACCGTCGAGGTCGCCTTCCGTCTGGGTGTCGACCCGCGCAAGGCCGACCAGATGGTCCGTGGCACCGTGAACCTCCCGCACGGCACCGGTAAGACCGCCCGGGTCCTGGTCTTCGCGACCGGTGACCGTGCCGAGGCCGCTCGTGCCGCGGGCGCCGACATCGTCGGCGCCGACGAGCTCATCGACGAGGTGTCGAAGGGCCGTCTGGACTTCGACGCCGTCGTCGCCACCCCGGACCTCATGGGCAAGGTCGGCCGCCTCGGCCGCGTGCTCGGTCCCCGTGGCCTCATGCCGAACCCCAAGACCGGCACCGTCACCCCCGATGTCACCAAGGCTGTCACCGACATCAAGGGCGGCAAGATCGAGTTCCGCGTCGACAAGCACTCGAACCTGCACTTCATCATCGGCAAGACGTCGTTCGACGACACCAAGCTGGTGGAGAACTACGGCGCGGCCCTGGAGGAGATCCTCCGTCTGAAGCCGTCCGCCGCCAAGGGCCGCTACATCAAGAAGGCCGCCATCAGCACCACGATGGGCCCCGGCATCCCGGTCGACTCCAACCGCACCCGCAACCTCCTCGTCGAGGAGGACCCGGCCGCGGTCTGA
- the nusG gene encoding transcription termination/antitermination protein NusG has protein sequence MSDQNLNDAIEPDESVDDELDIVEGADEDPDEVEAADAEAGEPAEESALHVEDESGGDVEAVEDEEEADAEEEPAEPVDPVAALREELRTLPGEWYVIHTYAGYENRVKTNLEQRAVSLNVEDYIFQAEVPQEEVVQIKNGDRKTIRQNKLPGYVLVRMDLTNESWGVVRNTPGVTGFVGNAYDPYPLTLDEIVKMLAPEAEEKAAREAAEAEGKPAPARKVEVQVLDFEVGDSVTVTDGPFATLQATINEINADSKKVKGLVEIFGRETPVELSFDQIQKN, from the coding sequence GTGTCTGACCAGAACCTGAACGACGCCATCGAGCCCGACGAGTCTGTCGACGACGAGCTCGACATCGTCGAGGGCGCGGACGAGGACCCGGACGAGGTCGAGGCTGCCGACGCCGAGGCCGGCGAGCCCGCCGAGGAATCCGCCCTCCATGTCGAGGACGAGTCCGGCGGCGACGTCGAGGCCGTCGAGGACGAGGAAGAGGCGGACGCCGAGGAGGAGCCGGCCGAGCCGGTCGACCCCGTCGCCGCCCTGCGCGAGGAACTGCGGACCCTGCCCGGCGAGTGGTACGTCATCCACACCTACGCCGGTTACGAGAACCGCGTGAAGACCAACCTCGAGCAGCGTGCCGTCTCGCTGAACGTCGAGGACTACATCTTCCAGGCCGAGGTGCCGCAGGAAGAGGTCGTCCAGATCAAGAACGGCGACCGCAAGACGATCCGCCAGAACAAGCTCCCCGGCTACGTTCTCGTCCGCATGGACCTGACGAACGAGTCCTGGGGCGTCGTCCGCAACACCCCGGGCGTCACCGGCTTCGTGGGCAACGCCTACGACCCGTACCCGCTGACCCTGGACGAGATCGTCAAGATGCTCGCCCCGGAGGCCGAGGAGAAGGCCGCCCGCGAGGCCGCCGAGGCCGAGGGCAAGCCGGCTCCGGCCCGCAAGGTCGAGGTCCAGGTCCTGGACTTCGAGGTCGGCGACTCGGTCACCGTCACCGACGGCCCGTTCGCCACCCTCCAGGCGACCATCAACGAGATCAACGCCGACTCCAAGAAGGTCAAGGGTCTGGTGGAGATCTTCGGTCGCGAGACCCCGGTCGAGCTGAGCTTCGACCAGATCCAGAAGAACTGA
- a CDS encoding LppX_LprAFG lipoprotein: MATSVRRSAVRRRTIGAGLAAVALAAGAVSCSKGGDESPEMTPAAAVAKAAKNTEEITSFHYRMKGEMPGQGQVNAEAAMRTKPDIAMSMKMTAAGQGSAEIRLVDKAMYIGGNADMAKEMDGKKWMKFDLSSLGKDGDLGAAASGAGQADQNPASMSSFLNGAKDVKKVGTETVDGVETTHYSGDVTLAELKASFKDADKTVREQREKSMEQIEKLGLDKFTMDMWVDDEDHAKQFRMQGDADKGKFDMTFTFLDYNKPVTVTAPPAGETADLAEMMKELQNS, from the coding sequence ATGGCTACTTCTGTACGACGTTCCGCTGTACGCCGCCGGACCATCGGCGCCGGCCTCGCCGCCGTGGCCCTCGCCGCGGGTGCGGTGAGCTGTTCCAAGGGAGGCGACGAGTCGCCCGAGATGACGCCCGCGGCGGCTGTCGCCAAGGCGGCGAAGAACACGGAGGAGATCACCTCCTTCCACTACCGCATGAAGGGCGAGATGCCCGGCCAGGGGCAGGTCAACGCCGAGGCCGCCATGCGGACCAAGCCCGACATCGCGATGAGCATGAAGATGACCGCGGCCGGCCAGGGCTCCGCGGAGATCCGCCTCGTCGACAAGGCCATGTACATCGGCGGCAACGCCGACATGGCCAAGGAGATGGACGGCAAGAAGTGGATGAAGTTCGACCTGTCCTCGCTCGGCAAGGACGGTGACCTCGGCGCGGCCGCGTCCGGCGCCGGCCAGGCCGACCAGAACCCGGCCTCCATGTCCTCCTTCCTCAACGGCGCCAAGGACGTGAAGAAGGTCGGCACCGAGACCGTCGACGGGGTCGAGACCACCCACTACTCGGGCGACGTCACGCTGGCCGAGCTCAAGGCCTCCTTCAAGGACGCCGACAAGACGGTCCGTGAGCAGCGCGAGAAGAGCATGGAACAGATCGAGAAGCTCGGTCTGGACAAGTTCACGATGGACATGTGGGTCGACGACGAGGACCACGCCAAGCAGTTCCGCATGCAGGGCGACGCCGACAAGGGCAAGTTCGACATGACCTTCACCTTCCTCGACTACAACAAGCCGGTGACCGTCACGGCGCCGCCCGCGGGCGAGACCGCCGACCTGGCCGAGATGATGAAGGAACTCCAGAACAGCTGA
- the rplL gene encoding 50S ribosomal protein L7/L12 has protein sequence MAKLSQEDLLAQFEEMTLIELSEFVKAFEEKFDVTAAAAVAVAGPAGPAAAAPAEEEKDEFDVILTGAGDKKIQVIKVVRELTSLGLKEAKDLVDGAPKPVLEKVAKDAAEKAAESLKGAGASVEVK, from the coding sequence ATGGCGAAGCTCAGCCAGGAAGACCTGCTCGCGCAGTTCGAGGAGATGACCCTCATCGAGCTCTCCGAGTTCGTGAAGGCCTTCGAGGAGAAGTTCGACGTCACCGCCGCCGCGGCCGTCGCCGTCGCGGGCCCGGCCGGTCCGGCCGCCGCCGCCCCGGCCGAGGAGGAGAAGGACGAGTTCGACGTCATCCTCACCGGTGCCGGCGACAAGAAGATCCAGGTCATCAAGGTCGTGCGTGAGCTGACCTCCCTGGGTCTGAAGGAGGCCAAGGACCTCGTGGACGGCGCCCCGAAGCCCGTCCTCGAGAAGGTCGCCAAGGACGCCGCCGAGAAGGCCGCCGAGTCCCTCAAGGGCGCCGGCGCCTCCGTCGAGGTCAAGTAA
- the rplJ gene encoding 50S ribosomal protein L10, producing the protein MARPDKAAAVAELTEQFRSSNAAVLTEYRGLTVAQLKTLRRSLGEDAQYAVVKNTLTKIAANEAGISTLDDLFNGPTAVAFITGDPVTSAKGLRDFAKDNPNLVIKGGVLDGKALSADEIKKLADLESREVLLAKLAGAFKGKQTQAAQVFQALPSKLVRTVDALRAKQDEQGGAE; encoded by the coding sequence ATGGCAAGGCCCGACAAGGCTGCCGCGGTAGCCGAGCTGACGGAGCAGTTCCGCAGCTCGAACGCCGCCGTGCTGACCGAGTACCGGGGTCTCACCGTGGCGCAGCTCAAGACGCTGCGTCGTTCGCTCGGTGAAGACGCCCAGTACGCCGTGGTGAAGAACACGCTGACCAAGATCGCGGCCAACGAGGCCGGGATCTCGACGCTCGACGACCTGTTCAACGGTCCGACGGCGGTTGCCTTCATCACCGGTGACCCGGTGACGTCGGCGAAGGGTCTTCGTGACTTCGCCAAGGACAACCCGAACCTCGTCATCAAGGGCGGTGTCCTTGACGGCAAGGCGCTGTCCGCCGATGAGATCAAGAAGCTCGCGGACCTCGAGTCCCGCGAGGTTCTGCTCGCCAAGCTGGCGGGCGCCTTCAAGGGCAAGCAGACTCAGGCTGCTCAGGTCTTCCAGGCGCTCCCGTCGAAGCTCGTCCGCACCGTGGACGCGCTTCGCGCCAAGCAGGACGAGCAGGGCGGTGCCGAGTAA
- the rplK gene encoding 50S ribosomal protein L11 has protein sequence MPPKKKKVTGLIKLQIQAGAANPAPPVGPALGQHGVNIMEFCKAYNAATESQRGWVIPVEITVYEDRSFTFITKTPPAAKMILKAAGIEKGSGEPHKTKVAKITEAQVREIATTKLPDLNANDLDAAAKIIAGTARSMGVTVEG, from the coding sequence ATGCCTCCCAAGAAGAAGAAGGTCACGGGGCTCATCAAGCTCCAGATCCAGGCCGGTGCCGCCAACCCGGCTCCGCCGGTCGGCCCCGCGCTGGGTCAGCACGGCGTGAACATCATGGAGTTCTGCAAGGCCTACAACGCCGCGACCGAGTCGCAGCGTGGCTGGGTGATCCCGGTGGAGATCACGGTCTACGAGGACCGCTCCTTCACCTTCATCACCAAGACGCCGCCGGCCGCGAAGATGATCCTCAAGGCCGCGGGCATCGAGAAGGGCTCCGGCGAGCCGCACAAGACCAAGGTCGCCAAGATCACCGAGGCGCAGGTCCGCGAGATCGCCACCACCAAGCTCCCCGACCTCAACGCCAACGACCTGGACGCCGCCGCGAAGATCATCGCCGGTACCGCGCGTTCCATGGGCGTCACGGTCGAGGGCTGA
- the rpoB gene encoding DNA-directed RNA polymerase subunit beta, protein MAASRTASTANTNNGASTAPLRISFAKIKEPLEVPNLLALQTESFDWLLGNTAWQSRVEEALESGQDVPTKSGLEEIFEEISPIEDFSGSMSLTFRDHRFEPPKNSIDECKERDFTYAAPLFVTAEFTNNETGEIKSQTVFMGDFPLMTNKGTFVINGTERVVVSQLVRSPGVYFDSSIDKTSDKDIFSAKIIPSRGAWLEMEIDKRDMVGVRIDRKRKQSVTVLLKALGWTTEQILEEFGEYESMRATLEKDHTQGQDDALLDIYRKLRPGEPPTREAAQTLLENLYFNPKRYDLAKVGRYKVNKKLGADAPLDAGILTVEDIISTIKYLVKLHAGETETTGDSGTTIVVETDDIDHFGNRRLRSVGELIQNQVRTGLARMERVVRERMTTQDVEAITPQTLINIRPVVASIKEFFGTSQLSQFMDQNNPLSGLTHKRRLSALGPGGLSRERAGFEVRDVHPSHYGRMCPIETPEGPNIGLIGSLASYGRVNAFGFVETPYRKVVDGQVTDEVDYLTADEEDRFVIAQANATLNDDMRFEEARVLVRRRGGEVDYVPGDDVDYMDVSPRQMVSVATAMIPFLEHDDANRALMGANMMRQAVPLIKSESPLVGTGMEYRSAVDAGDVVKAEKAGVVQEVSADYITTANDDGTYITYRLAKFARSNQGTSVNQKVIVNEGDRIIEGQVLADGPATQNGEMALGKNLLVAFMPWEGHNYEDAIILSQRLVQDDVLSSIHIEEHEVDARDTKLGPEEITRDIPNVSEEVLADLDERGIIRIGAEVIAGDILVGKVTPKGETELTPEERLLRAIFGEKAREVRDTSLKVPHGETGKVIGVRVFDREEGDELPPGVNQLVRVYVAQKRKITDGDKLAGRHGNKGVISKILPIEDMPFLEDGTPVDIILNPLGVPSRMNPGQVLEIHLGWLASRGWDVSGLAEDWAQRLQAIGADSVAPGTNVATPVFDGAREDELAGLLQHTIPNRDGERMVQPTGKARLFDGRSGEPFPDPISIGYMYILKLHHLVDDKLHARSTGPYSMITQQPLGGKAQFGGQRFGEMEVWALEAYGAAYALQELLTIKSDDVTGRVKVYEAIVKGENIPEPGIPESFKVLIKEMQSLCLNVEVLSSDGMSIEMRDTDEDVFRAAEELGIDLSRREPSSVEEV, encoded by the coding sequence TTGGCCGCCTCGCGCACTGCCTCGACCGCGAATACGAACAACGGCGCCAGCACCGCCCCGCTGCGCATCTCCTTTGCAAAGATCAAGGAGCCTCTCGAGGTTCCCAACCTGCTCGCGCTGCAGACCGAGAGCTTTGACTGGCTGCTCGGGAACACCGCCTGGCAGAGTCGGGTCGAGGAGGCTCTGGAGTCCGGTCAGGACGTCCCCACCAAGTCCGGTCTGGAGGAGATCTTCGAGGAGATCTCCCCGATCGAGGACTTCTCCGGGTCGATGTCGCTGACGTTCCGCGACCACCGCTTCGAACCGCCGAAGAACAGCATCGACGAGTGCAAGGAGCGCGACTTCACGTACGCCGCCCCGCTCTTCGTGACGGCGGAGTTCACCAACAACGAGACCGGCGAGATCAAGTCCCAGACGGTCTTCATGGGCGACTTCCCGCTCATGACCAACAAGGGCACCTTCGTCATCAACGGCACCGAGCGTGTCGTGGTGTCGCAGCTGGTCCGCTCGCCGGGTGTCTACTTCGACTCCTCCATCGACAAGACGTCCGACAAGGACATCTTCTCGGCCAAGATCATCCCGTCCCGGGGTGCCTGGCTGGAGATGGAGATCGACAAGCGCGACATGGTCGGTGTCCGCATCGACCGCAAGCGCAAGCAGTCCGTCACCGTCCTCCTGAAGGCTCTCGGCTGGACCACCGAGCAGATCCTCGAGGAGTTCGGCGAGTACGAGTCGATGCGCGCCACCCTGGAGAAGGACCACACCCAGGGCCAGGACGACGCGCTGCTCGACATCTACCGCAAGCTGCGTCCGGGCGAGCCGCCCACGCGTGAGGCCGCCCAGACCCTTCTGGAGAACCTCTACTTCAACCCCAAGCGCTACGACCTCGCCAAGGTCGGCCGCTACAAGGTCAACAAGAAGCTGGGTGCGGACGCTCCGCTGGACGCGGGCATCCTGACCGTCGAGGACATCATCTCGACGATCAAGTACCTGGTGAAGCTGCACGCGGGCGAGACCGAGACCACGGGTGACAGCGGCACCACGATCGTCGTCGAGACCGACGACATCGACCACTTCGGCAACCGTCGTCTGCGCAGCGTCGGCGAGCTCATCCAGAACCAGGTCCGCACGGGTCTGGCTCGTATGGAGCGCGTCGTCCGCGAGCGCATGACGACCCAGGACGTCGAGGCGATCACGCCGCAGACCCTGATCAACATCCGGCCGGTCGTCGCCTCCATCAAGGAGTTCTTCGGCACCAGCCAGCTGTCGCAGTTCATGGACCAGAACAACCCGCTGTCGGGTCTCACCCACAAGCGCCGTCTGTCGGCTCTTGGCCCGGGTGGTCTCTCCCGTGAGCGGGCCGGCTTCGAGGTCCGTGACGTGCACCCGTCCCACTACGGCCGCATGTGCCCGATCGAGACGCCCGAAGGCCCGAACATCGGTCTGATCGGTTCGCTCGCCTCCTACGGCCGCGTCAACGCGTTCGGTTTCGTGGAGACGCCGTACCGCAAGGTCGTCGACGGTCAGGTCACCGACGAGGTGGACTACCTGACGGCCGACGAGGAGGACCGCTTCGTCATCGCGCAGGCCAACGCCACGCTCAACGACGACATGCGGTTCGAGGAGGCCCGGGTCCTGGTCCGCCGTCGTGGCGGCGAGGTCGACTACGTCCCCGGGGACGACGTCGACTACATGGACGTCTCGCCGCGCCAGATGGTGTCGGTCGCGACCGCCATGATCCCGTTCCTCGAGCACGACGACGCCAACCGTGCCCTCATGGGCGCGAACATGATGCGTCAGGCCGTGCCGCTCATCAAGAGCGAGTCCCCGCTCGTCGGCACCGGCATGGAGTACCGCTCCGCCGTCGACGCCGGCGACGTGGTCAAGGCCGAGAAGGCGGGTGTGGTCCAGGAGGTCTCCGCGGACTACATCACCACCGCCAACGACGACGGCACGTACATCACGTACCGCCTGGCCAAGTTCGCCCGCTCCAACCAGGGCACCTCGGTCAACCAGAAGGTCATCGTCAACGAGGGCGACCGGATCATCGAGGGCCAGGTCCTGGCCGACGGTCCGGCCACCCAGAACGGCGAGATGGCGCTGGGCAAGAACCTGCTCGTGGCGTTCATGCCGTGGGAGGGTCACAACTACGAGGACGCGATCATCCTGTCGCAGCGCCTCGTGCAGGACGACGTCCTCTCCTCGATCCACATCGAGGAGCACGAGGTCGACGCCCGTGACACCAAGCTCGGCCCCGAGGAGATCACCCGGGACATCCCGAACGTCTCCGAGGAGGTCCTCGCCGACCTCGACGAGCGCGGCATCATCCGCATCGGTGCCGAGGTCATCGCCGGTGACATCCTCGTCGGCAAGGTCACGCCCAAGGGCGAGACCGAGCTGACGCCCGAGGAGCGCCTGCTGCGCGCGATCTTCGGTGAGAAGGCCCGTGAGGTCCGTGACACCTCGCTGAAGGTGCCGCACGGCGAGACCGGCAAGGTCATCGGCGTCCGCGTCTTCGACCGCGAGGAGGGCGACGAGCTTCCCCCCGGTGTGAACCAGCTGGTGCGCGTGTACGTGGCGCAGAAGCGCAAGATCACCGACGGTGACAAGCTCGCCGGCCGGCACGGCAACAAGGGTGTCATCTCCAAGATCCTGCCCATCGAGGACATGCCGTTCCTCGAGGACGGGACCCCGGTCGACATCATCCTCAACCCGCTGGGTGTGCCGTCCCGAATGAACCCGGGACAGGTCCTGGAGATCCACCTCGGCTGGCTCGCCAGCCGCGGCTGGGACGTCTCCGGCCTCGCCGAGGACTGGGCGCAGCGCCTCCAGGCGATCGGCGCCGACTCCGTCGCCCCCGGCACCAACGTCGCGACCCCGGTCTTCGACGGTGCCCGCGAGGACGAGCTGGCCGGTCTGCTCCAGCACACCATCCCGAACCGGGACGGCGAGCGCATGGTGCAGCCGACCGGCAAGGCGAGGCTGTTCGACGGCCGCTCCGGTGAGCCGTTCCCGGACCCGATCTCGATCGGGTACATGTACATCCTCAAGCTGCACCACCTGGTCGACGACAAGCTGCACGCCCGCTCGACCGGTCCGTACTCGATGATCACCCAGCAGCCGCTGGGTGGTAAGGCCCAGTTCGGTGGCCAGCGCTTCGGTGAGATGGAGGTGTGGGCGCTGGAGGCATACGGCGCCGCCTACGCCCTCCAGGAGCTGCTGACCATCAAGTCCGACGACGTCACCGGCCGCGTGAAGGTCTACGAGGCCATCGTCAAGGGCGAGAACATCCCCGAGCCCGGCATCCCCGAGTCCTTCAAGGTGCTCATCAAGGAGATGCAGTCTCTCTGCCTGAACGTGGAGGTGCTGTCCAGCGACGGTATGTCCATCGAAATGCGTGACACCGACGAGGACGTCTTCCGCGCGGCGGAGGAGCTCGGCATCGACCTGTCCCGGCGCGAGCCGAGCAGCGTCGAAGAGGTCTGA